The following proteins come from a genomic window of Panthera leo isolate Ple1 chromosome E2, P.leo_Ple1_pat1.1, whole genome shotgun sequence:
- the TRAPPC2L gene encoding trafficking protein particle complex subunit 2-like protein isoform X2: MVHTSLDVVDEKISAMGKALVDQRELYLGLLYPTEDYKVYGYVTNSKVKFVMVVDSSNTALRDNEIRSMFRKLHNSYTDVMCNPFYNPGDRIQSRAFDSMVTSMMIQVC, translated from the exons ATGGTACACACGTCCCTGGACGTGGTGGATGAGAAGATCTCCGCGATGGGGAAGGCCTTGGTGGACCAGAGGGAGCTCTACCTGGGCCTGCTGTACCCCACAGAGGACTACAAGGT ATACGGCTACGTGACCAACTCCAAGGTGAAGTTCGTCATGGTGGTGGACTCCTCCAACACGGCGCTGCGAGACAACGAGATCCGCAGT ATGTTCCGGAAGCTGCACAATTCCTACACAGATGTGATGTGCAACCCTTTCTACAACCCTGGGGACCGCATTCAGTCCAG GGCCTTTGACAGCATGGTGACGTCTATGATGATACAAGTGTGTTGA
- the TRAPPC2L gene encoding trafficking protein particle complex subunit 2-like protein isoform X1, with translation MAVCVAVIAKENYPLYIRSAPTENELKFHYMVHTSLDVVDEKISAMGKALVDQRELYLGLLYPTEDYKVYGYVTNSKVKFVMVVDSSNTALRDNEIRSMFRKLHNSYTDVMCNPFYNPGDRIQSRAFDSMVTSMMIQVC, from the exons AATTACCCTCTTTACATCCGCAGCGCCCCCACAGAGAATGAGCTGAAGTTCCACTACATGGTACACACGTCCCTGGACGTGGTGGATGAGAAGATCTCCGCGATGGGGAAGGCCTTGGTGGACCAGAGGGAGCTCTACCTGGGCCTGCTGTACCCCACAGAGGACTACAAGGT ATACGGCTACGTGACCAACTCCAAGGTGAAGTTCGTCATGGTGGTGGACTCCTCCAACACGGCGCTGCGAGACAACGAGATCCGCAGT ATGTTCCGGAAGCTGCACAATTCCTACACAGATGTGATGTGCAACCCTTTCTACAACCCTGGGGACCGCATTCAGTCCAG GGCCTTTGACAGCATGGTGACGTCTATGATGATACAAGTGTGTTGA
- the TRAPPC2L gene encoding trafficking protein particle complex subunit 2-like protein isoform X3 has product MRRSPRWGRPWWTRGSSTWACCTPQRTTRLFYFAKVASEPRDAHSWPSAHTPSTVVPFFVPSQSLCIERVFPDQPCRYGYVTNSKVKFVMVVDSSNTALRDNEIRSMFRKLHNSYTDVMCNPFYNPGDRIQSRAFDSMVTSMMIQVC; this is encoded by the exons ATGAGAAGATCTCCGCGATGGGGAAGGCCTTGGTGGACCAGAGGGAGCTCTACCTGGGCCTGCTGTACCCCACAGAGGACTACAAG GTTGTTCTATTTTGCCAAAGTGGCTTCGGAGCCGAGGGACGCGCACAGCTGGCCCTCTGCTCACACGCCGTCCACGGTGGTGCCGTTTTTCGTGCCGTCACAGAGTCTCTGTATTGAAAGAGTGTTCCCTGACCAGCCGTGCAGATACGGCTACGTGACCAACTCCAAGGTGAAGTTCGTCATGGTGGTGGACTCCTCCAACACGGCGCTGCGAGACAACGAGATCCGCAGT ATGTTCCGGAAGCTGCACAATTCCTACACAGATGTGATGTGCAACCCTTTCTACAACCCTGGGGACCGCATTCAGTCCAG GGCCTTTGACAGCATGGTGACGTCTATGATGATACAAGTGTGTTGA
- the PABPN1L gene encoding embryonic polyadenylate-binding protein 2, producing MWPFLSHALFPPPTQAWLQRASSDPEAQGWGAWGRAEKPPLEPGGGDRKEGEPGEAENDPEDAGFPLSLLEGEELAEYPEPDQELEAIKVKLWAMEQAQGPEPPGAQGQAGREEGARATPARQLLSPEAGCACPGPPTEQLESDHRSVYVGNVDYGGTAEELEAYFNSCGEVHRVTILCDKFSGHPKGYAYVEFAAESSAQAAVALDKSIFRGRVIKVLPKRTNLPGISSTDRGGFRGQPGARGGPFPRSSLQGGARFRPRGRNRGRGRFSPWYSPY from the exons ATGTGGCCCTTCCTCAGCCACGCTCTCTTCCCACCCCCGACCCAGGCCTGGCTGCAAAGGGCTTCCTCGGACCctgaggcccagggctggggggcctggggcagggccgAGAAGCCCCCTCTGGagccagggggtggggacaggaaggagggggagcCGGGGGAAGCGGAGAATGACCCCGAAGATGCAGGCTTCCCCCTGTCTCTCTTGGAGGGGGAGGAGCTGGCCGAGTACCCGGAACCCGACCAG GAGCTGGAGGCCATCAAAGTGAAGCTGTGGGCCATGGAACAGGCCCAAGGACCGGAGCCGCCTGGGGCGCAGGGCCAGGCGGGACGGGAGGAGGGCGCCCGGGCCACACCGGCCAGGCAGCTGCTGAGCCCCGAGGCAG GTTGCGCCTGCCCCGGGCCCCCCACGGAGCAGCTGGAGTCCGACCACAGATCCGTCTATGTGGGGaat GTGGACTATGGGGGCACAGCTGAGGAGCTCGAAGCCTACTTCAACTCCTGCGGGGAGGTTCACCGGGTCACCATCCTATGCGACAAGTTCTCCGGACACCCCAAGGG ctacgCCTACGTAGAGTTTGCTGCCGAGAGCTCAGCCCAGGCCGCGGTGGCGTTGGACAAGAGCATCTTCCGAGGCCGAGTCATCAAG GTGCTGCCCAAAAGGACCAACTTGCCGGGGATCAGCTCTACCGACCGCGGGGGCTTCCGAGGACAGCCAGGCGCCAGAGGAGGACCGTTCCCCCGCAGCAGCCTCCAGGGCGGGGCCCGCTTCAGACCTCGGGGGCGGAACCG GGGCCGTGGACGGTTTTCACCTTGGTATTCACCGTATTGA